One genomic window of Oncorhynchus kisutch isolate 150728-3 linkage group LG26, Okis_V2, whole genome shotgun sequence includes the following:
- the LOC109871052 gene encoding ADP-ribosylation factor-like protein 5A isoform X1, whose translation MGIIFTKLWRLFNHQEHKVIIVGLDNAGKTTILYQFSMNEVVHTSPTIGSNVEEIVVNNTHFLMWDIGGQESLRSSWNTYYTNTEFVIIVVDSTDRERISVTKEELYRMLAHEDLKKAGLLIFANKQDVKGCMSVAEISQSLQLTSVKDHQWHIQACCALTGEGLCQGLEWMTSQLRVR comes from the exons ATGGGAATAATTTTCACCAAGCTATGGAGGCTTTTCAATCATCAAG AGCACAAGGTTATTATTGTGGGCCTGGACAATGCAGGGAAGACCACCATTCTTTACCAGTT TTCTATGAATGAGGTGGTGCACACCTCTCCTACAATAGGCAGCAACGTGGAGGAGATAGTGGTGAACAacactcatttcctgatgtgggACATCGGCGGGCAGGAGTCACTGAGATCCTCCTGGAACACGTACTACACAAACACAGAG TTTGTGATCATAGTGGTGGACAGCACTGACCGAGAGAGAATCTCTGTCACCAAAGAGGAGCTCTACAGAATGCTTGCACATGAA gatCTGAAGAAGGCGGGCCTGCTGATCTTTGCTAACAAGCAGGATGTGAAGGGCTGCATGTCTGTGGCTGAGATCTCCCAGAGCCTGCAGCTCACATCAGTCAAAGACCACCAGTGGCACATCCAGGCCTGCTGTGCCCTCACTGGGGAGGG